The following proteins are co-located in the Salvelinus fontinalis isolate EN_2023a chromosome 41, ASM2944872v1, whole genome shotgun sequence genome:
- the sema5bb gene encoding semaphorin-5B isoform X2 yields MKQASVSSASALSPWMSRFSRPGVKDFSQLTLDLTRNQLIVGARNHLFRLSLSNASLLQAVEWGPDEDTKRSCQSKGKTEDECQNYIRVLLITGRRIFTCGTNAFTPVCTTRQIGNISRVMDTVNGVARCPYDPRHNSTAMVTEKGELYAATVIDFSGRDPVIYRSLGNMPPLRTAQYNSKWLNDPHFISVYEVGLFTYFFLRENAVEHDCGRAVFSRVARVCKNDVGGRFLLEDTWTTFMKARLNCSRSGEIPFYYNELQSTFYLPEQDLIYGIFTTNVNSISASAVCAFNLSAITQAFNGPFRYQENPRTSWLSTPNPIPNFQCDTLEERGPGENQTERSLQDAQRLFLMSDVVQPVSTDPLLYQDNIRFSKLVVDIVQGRDTLYHVMYIGTEYGTILKALSTTNKSMRGCYLEEMRLLPEGESEPIKSLEILHSDRSLFVGLSDRVLKIPLERCSSYKTERHCLDARDPYCGWDRKQKRCTTIEDSSNMSQWSQNITECPVRNLTQDGGFSPWAPWQPCNHDDREGASTSCACRSRSCNSPVPQCGGFNCKGPTIQVANCSRNGGWTPWSSWGQCSTSCGIGYEVRQRSCNNPSPRHGGRVCVGQGRDERLCNEKSPCPLPVFWSSWGSWSQCSAECGGGVHSRVRSCEKGNTCPGCALEYKTCNLEACPEVRRNTPWTPWMPVNVTQDGARQEQRTRYTCRALLPDPHQLQLGKKKVETRVCPNDGTATCETEALVEDLVRTSGGGSSGRPLLRQPGGTRWSPWETWSTCSQECAKGFRTRKRTCASAEGKSSSSGCSGSPVEYQDCNSQPCPVKGTWSCWASWSHCSATCGGGHYQRTRTCSNPAPANGGDICIGLHTEEALCNTHTCEGGWLVWSEWGECDEEGLQHRSRECGEREADPSLCKGNATASRTCQPPEVPVVLPGQDNDQRCGAFSLFHLMATGALCFFAAVGLSVLVYAYCQRLHKPSQESAVIHPTTPNHLSYKGNTTPKNEKYTPMEFKTLNKNNLLPDESCNFFPSSLSPLPSLPQNNVYTTTYYPAPLGKYDHPFHPDSPCRNYMHHS; encoded by the exons GCAGTAGAATGGGGACCAGATGAAGACACCAAGCGGTCATGTCAGAGCAAAGGAAAGACAGAG GATGAGTGTCAGAACTACATCCGGGTCCTGCTCATCACCGGGAGGCGGATCTTTACCTGTGGAACCAACGCCTTTACCCCCGTCTGCACCACCcggcag ATAGGAAACATCAGTCGGGTGATGGACACGGTGAACGGGGTGGCGAGATGCCCCTACGACCCGCGTCACAACTCCACTGCCATGGTAACAGAGAAGGGCGAACTCTACGCCGCCACTGTCATCGACTTCTCGGGTCGTGACCCCGTCATCTACCGTAGCCTTGGTAACATGCCGCCgctgcgaacagcccagtacaacTCCAAATGGCTCAACG accCTCACTTTATCTCAGTCTATGAGGTGGGTCTCTTCACCTATTTCTTCCTGAGAGAGAACGCAGTCGAACACGACTGCGGTCGGGCCGTGTTCTCCCGGGTCGCCCGGGTCTGTAAGAACGACGTGGGCGGTCGCTTCCTATTGGAGGACACTTGGACTACGTTCATGAAGGCGCGGTTGAACTGCTCGCGGTCAGGAGAGATCCCCTTCTACTATAACGAGCTGCAGAGCACCTTCTATCTGCCCGAACAGGACCTCATCTACGGCATCTTCACCACCaacgt CAACAGCATCTCTGCGTCGGCTGTGTGTGCTTTCAACCTCAGCGCCATCACCCAGGCTTTCAACGGACCGTTCCGTTACCAGGAGAACCCTCGTACAAGCTGGCTCTCCACCCCCAACCCCATCCCCAACTTCCAG TGTGATACCCTGGAGGAGCGTGGTCCAGGGGAGAACCAGACGGAGCGCAGCCTGCAGGACGCCCAGCGTCTCTTCCTCATGTCTGACGTGGTGCAGCCCGTCTCCACCGACCCCCTCCTGTACCAGGACAACATCCGCTTCTCGAAGCTGGTGGTGGACATCGTGCAGGGCCGAGACACCCTCTACCATGTCATGTACATCGGCACTG AATACGGCACCATCCTGAAGGCCCTCTCCACGACCAATAAGAGCATGCGGGGGTGTTACCTGGAAGAGATGAGGCTCCTCCCCGAGGGTGAAAGCGAGCCAATCAAGAGCCTTGAAATCCTCCACAGCGATAGGTCGTTGTTTGTGGGGCTTAGCGACAGGGTGCTGAAGATCCCACTGGAGAGATGCTCCAGCTACAAAACTGAACG GCACTGCCTGGACGCCCGAGACCCCTACTGTGGCTGGGACCGTAAGCAGAAGCGCTGCACCACCATCGAGGACAGCTCCAACATGAGCCAGTGGAGCCAGAATATCACTGAGTGCCCG GTAAGGAACCTGACCCAGGACGGCGGCTTCAGCCCCTGGGCGCCATGGCAACCCTGTAACCACGACGACAGGGAGGGCGCCAGCACCAGTTGCGCGTGTCGCTCACGCTCTTGTAACAGTCCAGTCCCTCAGTGTGGAGGCTTCAACTGCAAGGGCCCCACCATCCAGGTGGCCAACTGTTCCAG gaACGGAGGCTGGACCCCCTGGTCCTCCTGGGGTCAGTGCAGCACCAGCTGTGGCATCGGGTACGAGGTGCGCCAGCGCTCCTGCAACAACCCCTCACCCCGGCATGGGGGCCGTGTCTGTGTGGGACAAGGCCGAGACGAGAG gctgtgcAATGAGAAGAGCCCATGTCCCCTGCCTGTGTTCTGGTCGTCTTGGGGCTCCTGGTCTCAGTGCAGTGCAGAGTGTGGAGGAGGGGTCCACTCCCGGGTCAGGAGCTGTGAGAAGGGGAACACCTGCCCAGGATGTGCTCTG GAGTACAAGACCTGTAACCTGGAGGCGTGTCCGGAGGTCCGTCGCAACACCCCCTGGACCCCCTGGATGCCGGTGAATGTGACCCAGGACGGGGCCCGCCAGGAGCAGAGGACCCGCTACACCTGCAGGGCCCTCCTTCCAGACCCTCATCAGCTGCAGCTGGGCAAGAAGAAGGTGGAGACCCGCGTCTGCCCCAACGACGGCACCGCCACCTGTGAGACTGAAG CTCTGGTTGAAGACTTGGTCAGGACCAGTGGAGGAGGCAGTAGTGGTCGACCTTTGCTCCGACAACCAGGTGGCACCAGGTGGTCGCCGTGGGAGACATGGTCGACCTGCTCCCAGGAGTGTGCCAAAGGCTTCCGCACGCGCAAACGCACCTGTGCCTCAGCCGAGGGCAAGAGCAGCTCCAGTGGCTGTAGTGGATCCCCAGTGGAGTACCAGGACTGCAACTCCCAGCCCTGCCCAG tgaaaGGAACCTGGTCGTGCTGGGCGTCATGGTCTCACTGCTCTGCCACCTGTGGAGGTGGGCACTACCAGCGTACCCGTACCTGTAGCAACCCTGCCCCCGCCAACGGAGGTGACATCTGCATCGGCCTGCACACTGAAGAGGCCCTgtgcaacacacacacctgtgaag GTGGCTGGCTGGTGTGGTCAGAGTGGGGGGAGTGTGACGAGGAGGGGCTGCAGCATCGCAGCAGGGAGTGTGGGGAACGGGAGGCAGACCCCAGCCTGTGTAAGGGCAATGCCACCGCGAGCAGGACCTGCCAGCCCCCCGAGGTGCCAG TCGTACTGCCTGGACAGGATAACGATCAGCGCTGTGGGG CCTTCTCTCTGTTCCACCTGATGGCCACGGGAGCGTTATGTTTCTTTGCGGCGGTGGGGCTGTCGGTCCTGGTCTACGCCTACTGCCAACGACTCCACAAGCCCTCCCAGGAGTCAGCCGTCATCCACCCCACCACGCCCAACCACCTCAGCTATAAGGGCAACACGACGCCAAAGAACGAGAAGTACACCCCCATGGAGTTCAAG ACGCTGAACAAGAACAACCTTCTCCCAGACGAGAGCTGCAACTTCTTCCCCTCGTCCCTCtcgcccctcccctccctcccccagaaTAACGTTTACACCACCACCTACTACCCTGCACCCCTGGGCAAATACGACCACCCCTTCCACCCCGACTCACCTTGCAGGAACTATATGCACCACAGTTGa
- the sema5bb gene encoding semaphorin-5B isoform X1 — protein MVGVVGPVTMATSLWEVVSLPPVGLLLLLCLPLCLCQQPLVNFESLSPPLPECTRKVHPVVPYKALSPWMSRFSRPGVKDFSQLTLDLTRNQLIVGARNHLFRLSLSNASLLQAVEWGPDEDTKRSCQSKGKTEDECQNYIRVLLITGRRIFTCGTNAFTPVCTTRQIGNISRVMDTVNGVARCPYDPRHNSTAMVTEKGELYAATVIDFSGRDPVIYRSLGNMPPLRTAQYNSKWLNDPHFISVYEVGLFTYFFLRENAVEHDCGRAVFSRVARVCKNDVGGRFLLEDTWTTFMKARLNCSRSGEIPFYYNELQSTFYLPEQDLIYGIFTTNVNSISASAVCAFNLSAITQAFNGPFRYQENPRTSWLSTPNPIPNFQCDTLEERGPGENQTERSLQDAQRLFLMSDVVQPVSTDPLLYQDNIRFSKLVVDIVQGRDTLYHVMYIGTEYGTILKALSTTNKSMRGCYLEEMRLLPEGESEPIKSLEILHSDRSLFVGLSDRVLKIPLERCSSYKTERHCLDARDPYCGWDRKQKRCTTIEDSSNMSQWSQNITECPVRNLTQDGGFSPWAPWQPCNHDDREGASTSCACRSRSCNSPVPQCGGFNCKGPTIQVANCSRNGGWTPWSSWGQCSTSCGIGYEVRQRSCNNPSPRHGGRVCVGQGRDERLCNEKSPCPLPVFWSSWGSWSQCSAECGGGVHSRVRSCEKGNTCPGCALEYKTCNLEACPEVRRNTPWTPWMPVNVTQDGARQEQRTRYTCRALLPDPHQLQLGKKKVETRVCPNDGTATCETEALVEDLVRTSGGGSSGRPLLRQPGGTRWSPWETWSTCSQECAKGFRTRKRTCASAEGKSSSSGCSGSPVEYQDCNSQPCPVKGTWSCWASWSHCSATCGGGHYQRTRTCSNPAPANGGDICIGLHTEEALCNTHTCEGGWLVWSEWGECDEEGLQHRSRECGEREADPSLCKGNATASRTCQPPEVPVVLPGQDNDQRCGAFSLFHLMATGALCFFAAVGLSVLVYAYCQRLHKPSQESAVIHPTTPNHLSYKGNTTPKNEKYTPMEFKTLNKNNLLPDESCNFFPSSLSPLPSLPQNNVYTTTYYPAPLGKYDHPFHPDSPCRNYMHHS, from the exons GCAGTAGAATGGGGACCAGATGAAGACACCAAGCGGTCATGTCAGAGCAAAGGAAAGACAGAG GATGAGTGTCAGAACTACATCCGGGTCCTGCTCATCACCGGGAGGCGGATCTTTACCTGTGGAACCAACGCCTTTACCCCCGTCTGCACCACCcggcag ATAGGAAACATCAGTCGGGTGATGGACACGGTGAACGGGGTGGCGAGATGCCCCTACGACCCGCGTCACAACTCCACTGCCATGGTAACAGAGAAGGGCGAACTCTACGCCGCCACTGTCATCGACTTCTCGGGTCGTGACCCCGTCATCTACCGTAGCCTTGGTAACATGCCGCCgctgcgaacagcccagtacaacTCCAAATGGCTCAACG accCTCACTTTATCTCAGTCTATGAGGTGGGTCTCTTCACCTATTTCTTCCTGAGAGAGAACGCAGTCGAACACGACTGCGGTCGGGCCGTGTTCTCCCGGGTCGCCCGGGTCTGTAAGAACGACGTGGGCGGTCGCTTCCTATTGGAGGACACTTGGACTACGTTCATGAAGGCGCGGTTGAACTGCTCGCGGTCAGGAGAGATCCCCTTCTACTATAACGAGCTGCAGAGCACCTTCTATCTGCCCGAACAGGACCTCATCTACGGCATCTTCACCACCaacgt CAACAGCATCTCTGCGTCGGCTGTGTGTGCTTTCAACCTCAGCGCCATCACCCAGGCTTTCAACGGACCGTTCCGTTACCAGGAGAACCCTCGTACAAGCTGGCTCTCCACCCCCAACCCCATCCCCAACTTCCAG TGTGATACCCTGGAGGAGCGTGGTCCAGGGGAGAACCAGACGGAGCGCAGCCTGCAGGACGCCCAGCGTCTCTTCCTCATGTCTGACGTGGTGCAGCCCGTCTCCACCGACCCCCTCCTGTACCAGGACAACATCCGCTTCTCGAAGCTGGTGGTGGACATCGTGCAGGGCCGAGACACCCTCTACCATGTCATGTACATCGGCACTG AATACGGCACCATCCTGAAGGCCCTCTCCACGACCAATAAGAGCATGCGGGGGTGTTACCTGGAAGAGATGAGGCTCCTCCCCGAGGGTGAAAGCGAGCCAATCAAGAGCCTTGAAATCCTCCACAGCGATAGGTCGTTGTTTGTGGGGCTTAGCGACAGGGTGCTGAAGATCCCACTGGAGAGATGCTCCAGCTACAAAACTGAACG GCACTGCCTGGACGCCCGAGACCCCTACTGTGGCTGGGACCGTAAGCAGAAGCGCTGCACCACCATCGAGGACAGCTCCAACATGAGCCAGTGGAGCCAGAATATCACTGAGTGCCCG GTAAGGAACCTGACCCAGGACGGCGGCTTCAGCCCCTGGGCGCCATGGCAACCCTGTAACCACGACGACAGGGAGGGCGCCAGCACCAGTTGCGCGTGTCGCTCACGCTCTTGTAACAGTCCAGTCCCTCAGTGTGGAGGCTTCAACTGCAAGGGCCCCACCATCCAGGTGGCCAACTGTTCCAG gaACGGAGGCTGGACCCCCTGGTCCTCCTGGGGTCAGTGCAGCACCAGCTGTGGCATCGGGTACGAGGTGCGCCAGCGCTCCTGCAACAACCCCTCACCCCGGCATGGGGGCCGTGTCTGTGTGGGACAAGGCCGAGACGAGAG gctgtgcAATGAGAAGAGCCCATGTCCCCTGCCTGTGTTCTGGTCGTCTTGGGGCTCCTGGTCTCAGTGCAGTGCAGAGTGTGGAGGAGGGGTCCACTCCCGGGTCAGGAGCTGTGAGAAGGGGAACACCTGCCCAGGATGTGCTCTG GAGTACAAGACCTGTAACCTGGAGGCGTGTCCGGAGGTCCGTCGCAACACCCCCTGGACCCCCTGGATGCCGGTGAATGTGACCCAGGACGGGGCCCGCCAGGAGCAGAGGACCCGCTACACCTGCAGGGCCCTCCTTCCAGACCCTCATCAGCTGCAGCTGGGCAAGAAGAAGGTGGAGACCCGCGTCTGCCCCAACGACGGCACCGCCACCTGTGAGACTGAAG CTCTGGTTGAAGACTTGGTCAGGACCAGTGGAGGAGGCAGTAGTGGTCGACCTTTGCTCCGACAACCAGGTGGCACCAGGTGGTCGCCGTGGGAGACATGGTCGACCTGCTCCCAGGAGTGTGCCAAAGGCTTCCGCACGCGCAAACGCACCTGTGCCTCAGCCGAGGGCAAGAGCAGCTCCAGTGGCTGTAGTGGATCCCCAGTGGAGTACCAGGACTGCAACTCCCAGCCCTGCCCAG tgaaaGGAACCTGGTCGTGCTGGGCGTCATGGTCTCACTGCTCTGCCACCTGTGGAGGTGGGCACTACCAGCGTACCCGTACCTGTAGCAACCCTGCCCCCGCCAACGGAGGTGACATCTGCATCGGCCTGCACACTGAAGAGGCCCTgtgcaacacacacacctgtgaag GTGGCTGGCTGGTGTGGTCAGAGTGGGGGGAGTGTGACGAGGAGGGGCTGCAGCATCGCAGCAGGGAGTGTGGGGAACGGGAGGCAGACCCCAGCCTGTGTAAGGGCAATGCCACCGCGAGCAGGACCTGCCAGCCCCCCGAGGTGCCAG TCGTACTGCCTGGACAGGATAACGATCAGCGCTGTGGGG CCTTCTCTCTGTTCCACCTGATGGCCACGGGAGCGTTATGTTTCTTTGCGGCGGTGGGGCTGTCGGTCCTGGTCTACGCCTACTGCCAACGACTCCACAAGCCCTCCCAGGAGTCAGCCGTCATCCACCCCACCACGCCCAACCACCTCAGCTATAAGGGCAACACGACGCCAAAGAACGAGAAGTACACCCCCATGGAGTTCAAG ACGCTGAACAAGAACAACCTTCTCCCAGACGAGAGCTGCAACTTCTTCCCCTCGTCCCTCtcgcccctcccctccctcccccagaaTAACGTTTACACCACCACCTACTACCCTGCACCCCTGGGCAAATACGACCACCCCTTCCACCCCGACTCACCTTGCAGGAACTATATGCACCACAGTTGa
- the sema5bb gene encoding semaphorin-5B isoform X3 produces the protein MSRFSRPGVKDFSQLTLDLTRNQLIVGARNHLFRLSLSNASLLQAVEWGPDEDTKRSCQSKGKTEDECQNYIRVLLITGRRIFTCGTNAFTPVCTTRQIGNISRVMDTVNGVARCPYDPRHNSTAMVTEKGELYAATVIDFSGRDPVIYRSLGNMPPLRTAQYNSKWLNDPHFISVYEVGLFTYFFLRENAVEHDCGRAVFSRVARVCKNDVGGRFLLEDTWTTFMKARLNCSRSGEIPFYYNELQSTFYLPEQDLIYGIFTTNVNSISASAVCAFNLSAITQAFNGPFRYQENPRTSWLSTPNPIPNFQCDTLEERGPGENQTERSLQDAQRLFLMSDVVQPVSTDPLLYQDNIRFSKLVVDIVQGRDTLYHVMYIGTEYGTILKALSTTNKSMRGCYLEEMRLLPEGESEPIKSLEILHSDRSLFVGLSDRVLKIPLERCSSYKTERHCLDARDPYCGWDRKQKRCTTIEDSSNMSQWSQNITECPVRNLTQDGGFSPWAPWQPCNHDDREGASTSCACRSRSCNSPVPQCGGFNCKGPTIQVANCSRNGGWTPWSSWGQCSTSCGIGYEVRQRSCNNPSPRHGGRVCVGQGRDERLCNEKSPCPLPVFWSSWGSWSQCSAECGGGVHSRVRSCEKGNTCPGCALEYKTCNLEACPEVRRNTPWTPWMPVNVTQDGARQEQRTRYTCRALLPDPHQLQLGKKKVETRVCPNDGTATCETEALVEDLVRTSGGGSSGRPLLRQPGGTRWSPWETWSTCSQECAKGFRTRKRTCASAEGKSSSSGCSGSPVEYQDCNSQPCPVKGTWSCWASWSHCSATCGGGHYQRTRTCSNPAPANGGDICIGLHTEEALCNTHTCEGGWLVWSEWGECDEEGLQHRSRECGEREADPSLCKGNATASRTCQPPEVPVVLPGQDNDQRCGAFSLFHLMATGALCFFAAVGLSVLVYAYCQRLHKPSQESAVIHPTTPNHLSYKGNTTPKNEKYTPMEFKTLNKNNLLPDESCNFFPSSLSPLPSLPQNNVYTTTYYPAPLGKYDHPFHPDSPCRNYMHHS, from the exons GCAGTAGAATGGGGACCAGATGAAGACACCAAGCGGTCATGTCAGAGCAAAGGAAAGACAGAG GATGAGTGTCAGAACTACATCCGGGTCCTGCTCATCACCGGGAGGCGGATCTTTACCTGTGGAACCAACGCCTTTACCCCCGTCTGCACCACCcggcag ATAGGAAACATCAGTCGGGTGATGGACACGGTGAACGGGGTGGCGAGATGCCCCTACGACCCGCGTCACAACTCCACTGCCATGGTAACAGAGAAGGGCGAACTCTACGCCGCCACTGTCATCGACTTCTCGGGTCGTGACCCCGTCATCTACCGTAGCCTTGGTAACATGCCGCCgctgcgaacagcccagtacaacTCCAAATGGCTCAACG accCTCACTTTATCTCAGTCTATGAGGTGGGTCTCTTCACCTATTTCTTCCTGAGAGAGAACGCAGTCGAACACGACTGCGGTCGGGCCGTGTTCTCCCGGGTCGCCCGGGTCTGTAAGAACGACGTGGGCGGTCGCTTCCTATTGGAGGACACTTGGACTACGTTCATGAAGGCGCGGTTGAACTGCTCGCGGTCAGGAGAGATCCCCTTCTACTATAACGAGCTGCAGAGCACCTTCTATCTGCCCGAACAGGACCTCATCTACGGCATCTTCACCACCaacgt CAACAGCATCTCTGCGTCGGCTGTGTGTGCTTTCAACCTCAGCGCCATCACCCAGGCTTTCAACGGACCGTTCCGTTACCAGGAGAACCCTCGTACAAGCTGGCTCTCCACCCCCAACCCCATCCCCAACTTCCAG TGTGATACCCTGGAGGAGCGTGGTCCAGGGGAGAACCAGACGGAGCGCAGCCTGCAGGACGCCCAGCGTCTCTTCCTCATGTCTGACGTGGTGCAGCCCGTCTCCACCGACCCCCTCCTGTACCAGGACAACATCCGCTTCTCGAAGCTGGTGGTGGACATCGTGCAGGGCCGAGACACCCTCTACCATGTCATGTACATCGGCACTG AATACGGCACCATCCTGAAGGCCCTCTCCACGACCAATAAGAGCATGCGGGGGTGTTACCTGGAAGAGATGAGGCTCCTCCCCGAGGGTGAAAGCGAGCCAATCAAGAGCCTTGAAATCCTCCACAGCGATAGGTCGTTGTTTGTGGGGCTTAGCGACAGGGTGCTGAAGATCCCACTGGAGAGATGCTCCAGCTACAAAACTGAACG GCACTGCCTGGACGCCCGAGACCCCTACTGTGGCTGGGACCGTAAGCAGAAGCGCTGCACCACCATCGAGGACAGCTCCAACATGAGCCAGTGGAGCCAGAATATCACTGAGTGCCCG GTAAGGAACCTGACCCAGGACGGCGGCTTCAGCCCCTGGGCGCCATGGCAACCCTGTAACCACGACGACAGGGAGGGCGCCAGCACCAGTTGCGCGTGTCGCTCACGCTCTTGTAACAGTCCAGTCCCTCAGTGTGGAGGCTTCAACTGCAAGGGCCCCACCATCCAGGTGGCCAACTGTTCCAG gaACGGAGGCTGGACCCCCTGGTCCTCCTGGGGTCAGTGCAGCACCAGCTGTGGCATCGGGTACGAGGTGCGCCAGCGCTCCTGCAACAACCCCTCACCCCGGCATGGGGGCCGTGTCTGTGTGGGACAAGGCCGAGACGAGAG gctgtgcAATGAGAAGAGCCCATGTCCCCTGCCTGTGTTCTGGTCGTCTTGGGGCTCCTGGTCTCAGTGCAGTGCAGAGTGTGGAGGAGGGGTCCACTCCCGGGTCAGGAGCTGTGAGAAGGGGAACACCTGCCCAGGATGTGCTCTG GAGTACAAGACCTGTAACCTGGAGGCGTGTCCGGAGGTCCGTCGCAACACCCCCTGGACCCCCTGGATGCCGGTGAATGTGACCCAGGACGGGGCCCGCCAGGAGCAGAGGACCCGCTACACCTGCAGGGCCCTCCTTCCAGACCCTCATCAGCTGCAGCTGGGCAAGAAGAAGGTGGAGACCCGCGTCTGCCCCAACGACGGCACCGCCACCTGTGAGACTGAAG CTCTGGTTGAAGACTTGGTCAGGACCAGTGGAGGAGGCAGTAGTGGTCGACCTTTGCTCCGACAACCAGGTGGCACCAGGTGGTCGCCGTGGGAGACATGGTCGACCTGCTCCCAGGAGTGTGCCAAAGGCTTCCGCACGCGCAAACGCACCTGTGCCTCAGCCGAGGGCAAGAGCAGCTCCAGTGGCTGTAGTGGATCCCCAGTGGAGTACCAGGACTGCAACTCCCAGCCCTGCCCAG tgaaaGGAACCTGGTCGTGCTGGGCGTCATGGTCTCACTGCTCTGCCACCTGTGGAGGTGGGCACTACCAGCGTACCCGTACCTGTAGCAACCCTGCCCCCGCCAACGGAGGTGACATCTGCATCGGCCTGCACACTGAAGAGGCCCTgtgcaacacacacacctgtgaag GTGGCTGGCTGGTGTGGTCAGAGTGGGGGGAGTGTGACGAGGAGGGGCTGCAGCATCGCAGCAGGGAGTGTGGGGAACGGGAGGCAGACCCCAGCCTGTGTAAGGGCAATGCCACCGCGAGCAGGACCTGCCAGCCCCCCGAGGTGCCAG TCGTACTGCCTGGACAGGATAACGATCAGCGCTGTGGGG CCTTCTCTCTGTTCCACCTGATGGCCACGGGAGCGTTATGTTTCTTTGCGGCGGTGGGGCTGTCGGTCCTGGTCTACGCCTACTGCCAACGACTCCACAAGCCCTCCCAGGAGTCAGCCGTCATCCACCCCACCACGCCCAACCACCTCAGCTATAAGGGCAACACGACGCCAAAGAACGAGAAGTACACCCCCATGGAGTTCAAG ACGCTGAACAAGAACAACCTTCTCCCAGACGAGAGCTGCAACTTCTTCCCCTCGTCCCTCtcgcccctcccctccctcccccagaaTAACGTTTACACCACCACCTACTACCCTGCACCCCTGGGCAAATACGACCACCCCTTCCACCCCGACTCACCTTGCAGGAACTATATGCACCACAGTTGa